A region from the uncultured Bacteroides sp. genome encodes:
- the rimP gene encoding ribosome assembly cofactor RimP: MVEKKTVCQIVEEWLKEKDYFLVEIAVSSDDKIVVEIDHAEGVWIEDCVELSRYIESKLNREEEDYELEVGSAGIGQPFKVLQQYYNHIGKEVEILTRDGRKLNGVLKNADEEKFVVTILKKVKIAGDKRPKLQEEDETFVYADIKYTKYLISFK; encoded by the coding sequence ATGGTAGAAAAAAAAACGGTTTGTCAGATTGTTGAAGAGTGGCTTAAAGAAAAAGATTATTTTCTCGTAGAGATAGCCGTTAGTTCAGATGATAAAATAGTGGTCGAGATAGATCATGCTGAGGGGGTGTGGATCGAAGATTGCGTTGAATTGAGCCGCTATATTGAATCGAAGCTTAACCGCGAAGAGGAAGATTACGAATTAGAAGTTGGATCGGCAGGGATAGGGCAACCCTTTAAAGTATTGCAGCAGTACTATAACCATATAGGAAAAGAGGTAGAAATTCTCACTAGAGATGGGCGCAAATTAAATGGCGTGCTGAAAAATGCAGATGAAGAAAAGTTCGTTGTTACTATTCTGAAGAAGGTAAAAATAGCAGGAGACAAACGTCCGAAATTGCAAGAAGAGGATGAAACATTTGTTTACGCTGATATAAAATACACTAAATACTTAATTAGTTTTAAATAA
- a CDS encoding CvpA family protein: MTTIDLIIVILIGVGAFRGFLKGLLRQLASILGFFVGLLAARALYASLAEKICPTFTHSMTVAQVIAFLTIWIAIPLLFGIVALLLTKTMEAISLGWLNRLLGAGLGALKYLFMIVLLIGVIEFIDTGNHVLSQTKKAESVLYYPMRNVAGIFFPAAKRVSQQYIF; encoded by the coding sequence ATGACTACAATAGATCTGATAATTGTTATACTAATAGGAGTAGGAGCTTTTAGAGGTTTTCTGAAAGGTCTTTTGAGGCAACTGGCTTCTATACTGGGCTTTTTTGTTGGCTTATTGGCTGCGAGAGCATTGTATGCTTCGTTGGCGGAGAAAATATGTCCTACTTTTACCCACTCGATGACAGTGGCCCAGGTCATTGCTTTTCTAACTATCTGGATTGCTATTCCTTTATTATTTGGAATCGTGGCATTATTACTTACCAAAACAATGGAAGCTATATCGCTGGGTTGGCTAAACCGCTTGCTTGGAGCCGGCTTAGGAGCACTAAAATACTTATTTATGATTGTGCTTCTTATAGGTGTTATTGAGTTTATTGACACTGGGAATCATGTCTTAAGCCAAACAAAGAAGGCTGAATCAGTGTTATATTATCCTATGAGAAATGTTGCCGGGATATTCTTTCCCGCAGCAAAAAGAGTTTCGCAACAATATATTTTCTAA
- the nusA gene encoding transcription termination factor NusA: MAKKEETISLIDTFSEFKELKNIDRTTMVSVLEESFRSVIAKMFGTDENYDVIVNPDKGDFEIWRNREVVADEDLTNPNMQIPLLEAQKIDASYEVGEEVTDEVIFAKFGRRAILNLRQTLASKILELEKDSLYNKYIDQVGTIINAEVYQIWKKEILLLDDEGNELLLPKTEQIPSDFYRKGETARAVVARVDNKNNNPKIIISRTSPVFLQRLFEMEVPEINDGLITIKKIARIPGERAKIAVESYDDRIDPVGACVGVKGSRIHGIVRELRNENIDVINYTSNISLFIQRSLSPAKISSIKLNEEERRAEVFLKPEEVSLAIGKGGLNIKLASMLTEYTIDVFRELDENVQDEDIYLEEFSDEIDGWVINAIKSIGIDTAKAVLSAPREMLIEKTDLEEETVDEVLRILKSEFEEEN; this comes from the coding sequence ATGGCCAAAAAAGAGGAAACAATCAGCTTGATTGATACATTTTCAGAATTTAAGGAACTGAAAAATATCGATAGAACAACTATGGTGAGTGTACTCGAGGAGTCTTTCCGTAGTGTTATCGCGAAAATGTTTGGCACTGATGAGAATTACGACGTAATTGTGAATCCCGATAAAGGTGATTTCGAAATTTGGCGTAATCGTGAAGTTGTTGCAGATGAGGACTTAACAAATCCGAATATGCAAATACCACTTTTGGAAGCGCAGAAGATTGATGCTTCATATGAAGTGGGAGAAGAGGTGACGGATGAGGTCATTTTCGCTAAATTCGGACGCCGTGCCATTTTGAATCTTCGTCAGACGTTAGCCTCTAAAATTCTTGAGCTAGAGAAAGACAGCCTTTATAATAAATATATAGACCAGGTAGGAACTATTATTAATGCGGAAGTATATCAGATTTGGAAAAAAGAAATACTTTTGCTTGATGATGAAGGGAATGAGCTATTATTGCCCAAAACAGAGCAAATACCTAGTGACTTTTATCGCAAAGGAGAGACAGCGCGTGCTGTTGTAGCTCGTGTGGATAATAAGAATAATAATCCGAAAATTATTATATCACGTACTTCTCCGGTTTTCCTTCAACGTTTATTTGAAATGGAAGTACCTGAGATAAACGATGGATTGATTACAATTAAAAAAATAGCCCGTATTCCCGGCGAACGTGCAAAGATCGCTGTAGAATCTTATGATGACAGAATTGATCCTGTAGGAGCTTGCGTTGGAGTGAAAGGTAGTCGTATACACGGCATTGTCCGTGAATTGAGAAATGAAAATATTGATGTTATAAATTATACCTCGAATATTTCATTATTTATTCAGCGCTCGCTTAGCCCCGCAAAAATTTCATCTATTAAACTTAATGAAGAAGAGCGAAGGGCCGAGGTCTTTTTAAAGCCTGAAGAGGTGTCGCTGGCTATTGGAAAAGGCGGTTTGAACATCAAGCTTGCCAGTATGTTGACTGAGTACACTATAGACGTGTTCCGCGAGCTGGATGAAAATGTACAGGATGAAGATATCTATCTGGAGGAGTTTAGCGATGAAATTGACGGATGGGTAATTAATGCTATTAAAAGCATAGGTATCGATACGGCAAAAGCAGTATTGAGTGCACCTCGTGAGATGTTGATAGAGAAAACGGATCTGGAAGAAGAAACGGTGGACGAAGTGTTGCGTATTTTGAAATCGGAGTTTGAAGAGGAAAACTAA
- a CDS encoding SprT family zinc-dependent metalloprotease has protein sequence MDKVIEDKELGRLIIHVNVRAKRLIFRARDGEIIVTVPPRTSLKEIEAAIEQLRVKLLASKNEHLHPLIDLDFRIDTEFFRLSLAYGNRDRFLSHSELGKMKIICPFNADFKDEKLQAWLRKVVEEALRRNAKIILPPRLYMLAEQHQFQYESVKINSSRGRWGSCSARKGINLSCFLVLLPRHLVDYVLLHELCHTREMNHGERFWTLLDSLTDGKALALREELKKYKTEI, from the coding sequence TTGGATAAAGTAATAGAAGATAAAGAATTGGGGCGTTTGATAATACATGTAAATGTACGTGCAAAACGTCTCATTTTTCGTGCAAGAGACGGTGAAATTATTGTTACTGTGCCTCCTCGGACATCTTTGAAAGAAATTGAGGCGGCAATCGAACAATTGCGTGTTAAATTGTTAGCATCAAAGAATGAGCACTTACATCCTTTGATAGATTTAGATTTCCGCATTGATACTGAATTTTTCAGACTTTCTTTAGCATACGGTAATCGTGATCGATTTCTTTCTCACTCTGAATTAGGGAAGATGAAAATTATTTGCCCCTTTAATGCCGATTTTAAAGATGAAAAATTACAGGCGTGGTTGCGTAAGGTGGTAGAGGAAGCTCTTCGGAGAAATGCTAAAATTATTCTTCCACCTAGACTATATATGCTTGCTGAACAGCACCAGTTTCAATATGAGAGTGTGAAAATAAATTCGAGTCGTGGGCGATGGGGCAGTTGCTCTGCGCGGAAAGGCATTAATCTTTCTTGCTTCTTGGTGCTGTTGCCACGCCATCTTGTTGATTATGTGCTGTTGCATGAGCTCTGTCATACCCGTGAAATGAACCATGGAGAACGATTTTGGACTTTGCTGGATAGCTTAACCGACGGTAAAGCACTGGCTTTACGTGAAGAGCTTAAAAAATATAAGACGGAAATATAG
- the infB gene encoding translation initiation factor IF-2 codes for MTIRLNKVTRDLNVGITTVVEFLQKKGHIIEASPNTKISEEQYAILVKEFSTDKDLRLESERFIQERQNKDRNKGTVAIDGYENVEPEKPKTDDVIKTVVPEDVRPKFKSVGRIDLDKLNRKAEKEQIVEAVPVVVVAEAIVEPEPEPVQAPKEPILEEDKIAAPMVEEAPLDKQEPVKTETLVEPEIVKETPQVIEKVNEEALMPVEKKEEASEPELVSSNNDEDVFKIRPTELVSKINVIGQIDLAALNQTTRPKKKTKEEKRREREEKDKVRQDQKKQMKEAIIKEIRKEDIKVVKAVPKENVDAAAKKKRNRINKEKVDINNVTSNFARPVPNSEKSVKSINLHPNTAGGGQAQQAKNRGNNNNRDRFKKPVIKQEVSEEDVAKQIKETLARLTTKGKNKTSKYRKEKRETAFNRQQELDDKEIAGSKVLKITEFVTANELANMMDISVNQVIGTCMSIGMMVSINQRLDAETINLVAEEFGYKTEYVSAEVSQAIVEKEDSPEDLQHRAPIVTVMGHVDHGKTSLLDYIRKANVIAGEAGGITQHIGAYNVTLEDGREITFLDTPGHEAFTAMRARGAKVTDIAIIIVAADDNVMPQTKEAINHAMAAGVPIVFAINKIDKNGANPEKIKEELAAMNFLVEEWGGKYQSQDISAKKGIGVKELMEKVLLEAEMLDLKANPNRHAMGSIIESTLDKGRGYIATVLVSNGTLKMGDIVLAGTNFGRVKAMFNERNQRITEAGPSEPVLILGLNGAPTAGDTFHVIETEQEAREIANKREQLQREQGIRTQKILTLDELGRRIALGNFKELNVIVKGDVDGSIEALSDSLIKLSTEQIQVNVIHKAVGQISESDVTLAAASDAIIIGFQVRPSASARKFAEQEGVDIRMYSIIYDAIEEVTAAMEGMLAPEVKEVVTASIEVREVFHITKVGTVAGAMVKEGKARRSDKARLVRDGIVIYSGTISALKRFKDDVKEVAVNYECGISLVNFNDLRIGDFIETYEEIEVKQTL; via the coding sequence ATGACGATAAGGTTAAACAAAGTAACAAGAGATTTGAATGTGGGAATCACGACGGTTGTTGAGTTCTTGCAAAAGAAAGGGCATATCATTGAGGCTAGCCCTAACACGAAAATTAGCGAGGAACAATACGCAATACTCGTGAAAGAATTCAGCACAGATAAAGACCTGAGGCTTGAATCTGAACGTTTTATTCAGGAACGTCAGAACAAGGATCGCAATAAAGGTACAGTTGCTATCGATGGTTACGAAAATGTAGAACCCGAGAAGCCTAAAACGGATGATGTGATTAAAACTGTCGTCCCGGAAGACGTTCGCCCGAAGTTTAAATCTGTTGGCAGGATCGATTTGGATAAATTGAACCGGAAAGCAGAAAAAGAACAGATAGTAGAAGCAGTGCCAGTAGTGGTAGTGGCCGAGGCAATTGTTGAACCTGAACCTGAGCCTGTACAGGCTCCAAAAGAACCTATATTGGAAGAGGATAAAATAGCTGCACCGATGGTGGAAGAAGCTCCTCTAGATAAGCAAGAGCCCGTTAAAACAGAGACTCTGGTAGAACCTGAAATAGTGAAAGAAACTCCACAAGTGATTGAAAAAGTAAATGAAGAGGCATTGATGCCGGTTGAAAAGAAGGAAGAAGCTTCTGAACCCGAACTGGTTTCATCGAATAACGATGAGGATGTATTTAAGATTAGGCCAACGGAGTTGGTTTCTAAAATTAATGTAATTGGGCAGATAGATCTTGCCGCACTGAACCAAACAACTCGTCCAAAGAAAAAAACGAAGGAGGAGAAACGCCGTGAACGTGAAGAAAAGGACAAGGTTCGTCAGGATCAGAAAAAACAAATGAAAGAGGCCATCATCAAGGAAATTCGTAAGGAAGACATTAAGGTGGTGAAGGCTGTTCCTAAGGAAAATGTGGATGCTGCTGCAAAGAAAAAAAGGAATCGCATTAATAAGGAGAAGGTTGACATTAATAATGTAACATCTAACTTTGCACGTCCTGTACCTAACAGTGAGAAAAGTGTAAAGAGTATAAATTTACATCCAAATACTGCTGGAGGCGGACAAGCTCAACAGGCTAAGAATCGTGGTAATAATAACAATAGAGATCGATTTAAGAAACCTGTTATTAAACAAGAAGTCAGTGAAGAGGATGTTGCTAAACAAATAAAAGAAACGCTGGCTCGTCTTACTACTAAAGGAAAAAATAAAACCTCCAAATACCGTAAAGAGAAACGGGAAACAGCTTTTAACAGGCAGCAAGAACTTGATGATAAGGAAATAGCCGGAAGTAAGGTATTAAAGATTACCGAGTTTGTTACAGCTAACGAGCTGGCTAATATGATGGATATTTCAGTAAACCAGGTTATTGGTACGTGCATGAGCATTGGAATGATGGTATCTATTAACCAACGTTTGGATGCAGAAACTATTAACTTGGTAGCTGAAGAATTCGGCTATAAGACGGAATATGTTAGTGCCGAAGTTTCACAAGCGATTGTTGAAAAGGAGGATAGTCCGGAAGATTTACAACATCGTGCTCCGATAGTAACGGTTATGGGGCATGTCGACCACGGTAAAACGTCTTTGCTTGATTATATTCGTAAAGCAAATGTTATTGCGGGTGAAGCCGGAGGTATTACGCAGCATATTGGTGCTTATAATGTAACCCTTGAAGATGGACGAGAAATTACATTTCTTGATACTCCGGGGCATGAGGCTTTTACCGCTATGCGTGCTCGTGGAGCGAAAGTAACAGATATAGCTATTATTATTGTAGCGGCTGATGACAATGTGATGCCACAAACAAAAGAGGCAATTAACCATGCCATGGCTGCAGGGGTTCCCATTGTGTTTGCGATCAATAAAATTGATAAGAATGGGGCTAACCCGGAGAAAATAAAAGAAGAATTAGCTGCTATGAATTTCCTCGTGGAAGAATGGGGTGGTAAGTATCAGTCGCAAGATATTTCTGCGAAAAAGGGAATAGGCGTAAAAGAATTAATGGAAAAAGTATTGCTTGAGGCGGAAATGCTTGATCTTAAAGCAAATCCGAATCGTCATGCCATGGGTTCTATTATTGAATCGACTTTAGACAAAGGACGAGGCTATATAGCTACCGTGCTGGTTTCGAACGGGACATTGAAAATGGGCGATATTGTACTGGCCGGAACGAACTTTGGTCGTGTAAAAGCCATGTTCAATGAGCGTAACCAACGAATTACAGAGGCAGGCCCTTCTGAACCGGTGTTGATACTGGGACTTAACGGTGCACCTACAGCTGGCGATACTTTTCACGTAATTGAAACAGAACAGGAAGCTCGTGAAATAGCAAACAAACGTGAGCAATTGCAACGCGAGCAAGGTATACGTACACAGAAGATACTTACTCTTGATGAACTCGGCCGTCGTATTGCTCTCGGAAACTTCAAGGAATTGAATGTTATTGTGAAAGGTGATGTGGATGGTTCTATTGAAGCCTTGAGCGATTCATTGATTAAACTTTCTACCGAACAAATACAGGTGAATGTTATTCATAAAGCAGTAGGGCAAATATCTGAGTCGGATGTTACATTGGCTGCTGCATCGGATGCGATTATTATCGGATTCCAGGTTCGTCCTTCAGCTTCAGCTCGTAAGTTTGCAGAGCAAGAAGGAGTAGATATTCGTATGTACTCTATCATTTATGATGCTATAGAAGAGGTGACAGCTGCGATGGAAGGTATGCTTGCACCGGAAGTGAAAGAAGTGGTGACTGCCAGCATTGAGGTTCGTGAGGTATTCCATATAACGAAAGTTGGTACTGTGGCTGGTGCTATGGTAAAAGAAGGAAAAGCCAGACGATCTGATAAAGCCCGTCTTGTGCGGGATGGAATTGTTATTTACTCCGGCACCATTAGTGCTTTGAAGCGCTTTAAAGACGATGTGAAAGAAGTTGCCGTTAATTATGAGTGTGGTATCAGTCTGGTTAACTTCAACGATTTGAGGATAGGCGATTTTATCGAAACATACGAAGAGATAGAAGTGAAGCAAACATTATAG